The Ovis aries strain OAR_USU_Benz2616 breed Rambouillet chromosome 6, ARS-UI_Ramb_v3.0, whole genome shotgun sequence genome includes a window with the following:
- the LOC106991226 gene encoding large ribosomal subunit protein P1-like yields MASVSELACISSALILHNDEVTVTEDKTNALIKAASVNVEPFWPGLFAKANVNIGSLICNVGAGGPAPAAGAAPAGGPAPSTAAAPAEEKKVEAKKEESEESDDDMGFGLFD; encoded by the coding sequence ATGGCCTCTGTCTCAGAGCTCGCTTGTATCTCCTCTGCCCTCATTCTACACAACGATGAGGTGACGGTCACGGAGGATAAGACCAATGCCCTCATTAAAGCAGCCAGTGTAAATGTTGAGCCTTTCTGGCCAGGTTTGTTTGCAAAGGCCAATGTCAACATCGGGAGCCTCATCTGCAATGTGGGGGCTGGTGGACCTGCCCCAGCGGCCGGTGCTGCACCAGCAGGAGGCCCTGCCCCCTCCACTGCTGCTGCCCCAGCTGAGGAGAAGAAagtagaagcaaagaaagaagaatctGAAGAGTCTGATGATGACATGGGCTTTGGTCTTTTTGACTAA